CACGCCGGCCGGGTCGCGTCCCGTGGCGCGCAGGTAGGCCAGCGTCTGGTCGTCCACCGGGAACACGCCTTCGGTGGCGCCGTACTCAGGGGACATGTTCGAGATCGTGGCGCGGTCAGGCACGGTGAGGGAGGCCAGTCCTTCGCCGTAGAACTCGACGAACTTGCCCACGACGCCGTGCCGGCGCAGGAGCTCGGTCAGCGCGAGCACCAGGTCGGTGGCCGTTGCGCCTTCCGGCATGGCGCCGGTGAGGCGCACGCCGACGATCGTCGGCACGACCATGCCCACCGGCTCGCCGACCAGGGCCGCCTCGGCCTCGATGCCGCCGACGCCCCACCCCAGAACTCCGAGTCCGCCGATCATCGTGGTGTGGGAGTCGGTCCCCACGAGCGTGTCGGGGTAGGCGACGGTCTGGCCGTCCCGCTGGGAGGTGACGACCACGCGGGCCAGGTACTCGAGGTTGACCTGGTGGACGATCCCGGCCCCCGGGGGCACGACGGAGAAGTTGTCGAAGGCCTGCTGGGCCCAGCGAAGAAAGGCGTAGCGCTCGCCGTTTCGCTGGTACTCCAGGTCGACGTTGCGGGCGAAGGCGGCGGTGCTGCCGAAGGCGTCCACCGACACGGAGTGGTCGATCACGAGGTCCGCGGGGATCCGGGGGTTCACCCGGGAGGGCTTCCCACCCAGGCGGGCCACGGCGCCCCGCATGGCGGCGAGGTCGGCCACGCAGGGCACGCCGGTAAAGTCCTGCAGGACGACGCGGGCCGGGTGGTAGGGGAACTCGACGTTGCCGGACTTCGGCCAGCCCAGCAGGGCCTGCAGATGGTCGGCGTTGGCCCCGTTTCCCTGGTGGCGCAGGACGTTTTCGATGAACACTCTCAGGACGTAGGGCAGGCGCGCGAGCTTGCGCTCGCGCATCAGGTCCGCAAGCGGCCAGTACCCGACGGATCCCGACGAGGTCTGCAGCGTGTCGATCGAAGTCCTCCTTGTCACGGGGGCCGGGTCCATCAGCCTATCGAGGCTTGCGCCTACCCTGGGGCGTGATCTGGATCGGGACGAGCGGCTGGCAGTACGACTCGTGGAAGGATCGTCTCTACCCGGACAAGCTCCCGAAGGCCAAGTGGCTGGAGTACTTCTCCGCCCGGTTCCCGACGGTCGAGGTCAACAACTCCTTCTACCGGCTGCCCAGTGAGGCCAGCTTCGTGCGGTGGAGACAGGAGTCGCACCCGGACTTCCAGGTCACGGTGAAGGCCAGCAGGTACATCACGCACATCAAGCGCCTGATGGAGCCGGAGGACTCCATCAAGCTGCTGTGGTCGAGGATGTCCGGACTTGGGCCGAAGCTGGCCACCGTCCTGTTCCAGCTGCCCCCGACCTTCAAGGCCGACGTCGACCGCCTCAAGCATTTCCTTGCGGCTCTGCCGAAGCAGACGCCGTGCGCGCTGGAGGTGCGCCACCCGTCCTGGGACCTGCCGGAGGTGTACTCGGCCCTGGACGAAGCCGGCGTGGCCTATGTGCTCGGGGACCGTCCCGGCCTGCACGCGCCGGACGTGGTGACGGGCGGGTGGTCCTACGTCCGATTCCACCAGGGCACGCCCGAGGGCCCGTTCTACCCGCTGGACGCCATGCAGCGATGGGCGGACCGCATCGCGTCGATGCCGGCTTCGGACGTCTGGGTGTACTTCAACAACGACCCGCTGGGGGCCGCCCTGGTCGACGCGCGGACGCTCACGGAGCTGCTCGAGCAGCGTCTTCCCGGACAGGTACGAGGTCCAGCCGAAGAAAGTTGACGAACCGCCGACGGTGCCCTCAGGCTGTCGGGGCGCTGGGGCGGCGCAGGTTAGGCTCGAAAGGACCCATGCCGGATCGACAGTTTGGTCGGTTGCGCCGGGCGACTCGTCCGGCCCTCGCGTCGCTGATCCTGTTGGCGACGGCCTGCGCCAAAAACGCCCCCTACGACACCCTCAGCCCCGAAGGGCCCATCGCCCGCACGCAGGATGCGCTGTTCAAGCCGGTGTTCTGGATCGCCGTGGTCGTCTTTGTCCTGGTGGAGGGGGCGCTGGTCTACGCGATGGTGCGGTTCAGGGACCGCGGCCAGGAGGGCCTGCCGCGCCAGGTCCACGGCAGCCCCAAGCTGGAGATCGCCTGGACCATCGCGCCGGCACTGATCCTTGCGGCCATCGCCGTGCCAACCGTCGTGACGATCTTCGACCTTTCCGAGCGGCAGCCCGGCGGCATGAAGGTGAACGTGATCGGGCATCAGTGGTGGTGGGAGTACCGGTACCCCGACGGCGGCGTCGTCACGGCCACCGACCTGCACATCCCCACGGGGCGTCCGGTGTACCTCGACCTGGAGGCCTACGAGGAAGGCCCAGTGGCGACCACGCCCGCCAAAAAGGACGAGGGGGTCATCCACAGCTTCTGGCCCCCCAAGCTTGCGGGCAAGCAGGACGTGGTCCCCGGCCGGGTCAACAGGATGACCATCCAGGCGGACCGTCCCGGCGTCTACGAGGGACAGTGTGCCGAGTTCTGCGGGCTGTCCCACGCGAACATGCGCCTGACGGTGATCGCGCACTCGCAGCAGGACTTCGACCGGTGGCTGGCCGACCAGAAGCGTCCCGCCGCGCAGCCGTCCGGGGGCCGGGCCGCGAGTGGCCTGCAGGCGTTCCGGGAGAAGGGGTGCGCCTCCTGCCATGCGATCGGCGGGGTGTCCGAGGGACTCGGGGGGCCCAACCTGACGCACCTGGCATCCCGAGAGACGTTCGCCGGAGGCACCTTCCGCCGCACCGACGAGAACCTGGAGCAGTGGCTGAGAAATCCTCCGGGCATGAAGCCCGGGTCGAAGATGCCGAACCTCAACCTGAGCCAGGACGAGATCGACGGGTTGGTGGCTTACCTGCAGACGCTAAAGTGATTGTGAATCCGTGCACAAGGTGAGGGGAGACCGGTAGATGGCGATCGCGCAGCGCGAGAACCTTCCCGCCACGAGCCTTTTCCGCAGGCCCTCGGCCACCACCGGCGTCTGGTCCTGGATCACGACGGTGGACCACAAGCGGATCGGGATCCTGTACGGCGTCACTTCATTCGTCTTCTTCATCCTCGGGGGGATCGAGGCGCTGCTGCTCAGGCTTCAACTGGCGGCCCCCGACGGCAAGGTGCTGGACGCCGACCTGTACAACCAGCTTTTCACCATGCACGGCACCACGATGATCTTTTTGGTCGTGATGCCGATGTCCGCGGCCTTTTTCAACTTCTTCATCCCGCTGATGATCGGCGCCCGCGACGTGGCCTTCCCGAGGCTCAACGCCTTCAGCTACTGGGTGTTTCTGCTCGGCGGGATCTTCCTGTACTCCAGCTTCTTCCTCGGGGGCTTTCCGGACGGCGGCTGGTTCGGCTACGCGCCGCTGTCGACGGAGTCCTACGGGGCCCTTCCCAACGCCGCGTCCCGGATGGACTTCTGGGCCCTCGGCCTGCAGATCCTGGGAATCGCGTCGCTGGTGGCATCCGTGAACTTCGTCACGACCATCATCAACATGCGCGCGCCCGGCATGAGCTTCATGCGAATGCCGGTGTTCGTGTG
This sequence is a window from Actinomycetota bacterium. Protein-coding genes within it:
- the coxB gene encoding cytochrome c oxidase subunit II codes for the protein MRRATRPALASLILLATACAKNAPYDTLSPEGPIARTQDALFKPVFWIAVVVFVLVEGALVYAMVRFRDRGQEGLPRQVHGSPKLEIAWTIAPALILAAIAVPTVVTIFDLSERQPGGMKVNVIGHQWWWEYRYPDGGVVTATDLHIPTGRPVYLDLEAYEEGPVATTPAKKDEGVIHSFWPPKLAGKQDVVPGRVNRMTIQADRPGVYEGQCAEFCGLSHANMRLTVIAHSQQDFDRWLADQKRPAAQPSGGRAASGLQAFREKGCASCHAIGGVSEGLGGPNLTHLASRETFAGGTFRRTDENLEQWLRNPPGMKPGSKMPNLNLSQDEIDGLVAYLQTLK
- a CDS encoding aconitase family protein, translated to MDPAPVTRRTSIDTLQTSSGSVGYWPLADLMRERKLARLPYVLRVFIENVLRHQGNGANADHLQALLGWPKSGNVEFPYHPARVVLQDFTGVPCVADLAAMRGAVARLGGKPSRVNPRIPADLVIDHSVSVDAFGSTAAFARNVDLEYQRNGERYAFLRWAQQAFDNFSVVPPGAGIVHQVNLEYLARVVVTSQRDGQTVAYPDTLVGTDSHTTMIGGLGVLGWGVGGIEAEAALVGEPVGMVVPTIVGVRLTGAMPEGATATDLVLALTELLRRHGVVGKFVEFYGEGLASLTVPDRATISNMSPEYGATEGVFPVDDQTLAYLRATGRDPAGV
- a CDS encoding DUF72 domain-containing protein, with translation MIWIGTSGWQYDSWKDRLYPDKLPKAKWLEYFSARFPTVEVNNSFYRLPSEASFVRWRQESHPDFQVTVKASRYITHIKRLMEPEDSIKLLWSRMSGLGPKLATVLFQLPPTFKADVDRLKHFLAALPKQTPCALEVRHPSWDLPEVYSALDEAGVAYVLGDRPGLHAPDVVTGGWSYVRFHQGTPEGPFYPLDAMQRWADRIASMPASDVWVYFNNDPLGAALVDARTLTELLEQRLPGQVRGPAEES